One Tolypothrix bouteillei VB521301 DNA window includes the following coding sequences:
- a CDS encoding DoxX family protein has product MYSASSYRLKEILRGFLAVSIIIVGITHFIKPDQYARIVPPLFPPLASVYISGFFEILGGIGLMIPSVSVAAAWGLIALFIGVFPANIYMTLHNIKVEGIPQSQLLYIIRLPFQAVLIAWAYWYTHNPQTQLGASDNR; this is encoded by the coding sequence ATGTATTCTGCATCTTCATATCGACTCAAAGAAATTCTCCGTGGTTTTTTAGCAGTGTCTATCATTATCGTTGGGATTACCCATTTTATTAAGCCAGACCAATACGCCCGGATTGTACCGCCACTATTTCCACCTTTGGCATCCGTCTACATTAGCGGTTTTTTTGAGATTCTTGGTGGTATTGGCTTAATGATTCCGTCTGTCAGTGTAGCCGCAGCTTGGGGGCTGATTGCTCTGTTCATTGGCGTATTTCCTGCTAACATCTACATGACTTTGCACAACATTAAGGTGGAAGGAATTCCTCAAAGTCAATTACTTTATATAATAAGACTACCGTTTCAGGCAGTTCTGATTGCTTGGGCGTACTGGTACACCCATAACCCGCAAACACAACTAGGCGCATCGGACAATCGATAA
- a CDS encoding ankyrin repeat domain-containing protein — translation MNANDPILHSLTSVIEAARLAGNCDSYTDLPIPILYAGAQGNYFSTDLTDLPVDELAKIHEVDGKIRGLEFRLLGKLILSHLNEVTTYVYVSEDSCLVASVMRTRTEFAGVDIVTYFADDAILTTTTVKLQVTDNGGQKLFRRSHPELDIVELVDYHLAHTRDFASCHGDRQPIFTDLLAVAVLIDESLQRQENDPMNMMLTLVNALGMMNSSDTENIFSDEDDSHEDEQYDEDEEFEEEAKTPLMAAVISGDVEAVKALLSQGAAPDPTLWHETPPLVVAARKGYVEIVRELIAAGTNVNRGFEYPPIFEAALKGQTEVLRVLIEAGANVNACDGDGITPLMDAAYSGHLETVKLLVASGADVNAWGQGETPLLRAAAGGHRNVYDFLYPLVNDDIKKRADKTGDKQIQATLKRKARKKNKAVEKFITNAMYGNLKKVQKAIAQGIDVNAIGSNGCTALMYAASYGHIPVIEALLNAGAEPNILSDSDDGLGEGKTALMMAAESFFASNRVEVIKLLVQAGADVNLKGDNGQTALMCAAFGAFGYIECVKTLIDLGADVNARDDDGNTLLMKVELHGREFRIAPMLRQAGASEEGMAEIALIKASEDGDVQRVRELINTGVNVNHFHGAALGNAAYKGHREIIELLIQAGANVNLGVKSGLTPLARAAHEGHSEIVRLFLQAGADLHARCHDGEGYTALEYAEIALQEGHQGKGHAEVIAFLRSLVHEGRRRKRL, via the coding sequence ATGAACGCAAACGATCCAATTCTACATAGTCTTACATCTGTGATAGAAGCGGCAAGACTTGCTGGAAATTGCGACTCATATACCGATCTCCCTATTCCCATTTTGTACGCGGGTGCCCAAGGAAATTACTTTTCAACCGATTTAACAGACTTGCCTGTGGATGAATTAGCGAAAATTCATGAAGTTGATGGCAAAATACGAGGCTTGGAGTTTCGCTTATTGGGAAAGCTCATACTGTCGCACTTGAATGAAGTCACGACTTACGTTTACGTTTCAGAAGATAGCTGTCTTGTTGCTTCAGTTATGAGAACTAGAACGGAGTTTGCAGGTGTTGATATTGTGACTTACTTTGCTGATGATGCAATTTTGACAACCACGACGGTGAAATTGCAAGTCACTGACAATGGAGGGCAAAAACTCTTTAGGCGATCGCATCCCGAACTCGATATTGTAGAACTTGTAGACTATCACCTCGCTCACACCAGAGACTTTGCTTCGTGTCATGGCGATCGGCAGCCAATTTTTACAGATTTATTAGCTGTAGCCGTTCTCATTGACGAGTCTTTACAGCGTCAGGAGAACGACCCTATGAACATGATGCTGACACTGGTAAACGCATTGGGAATGATGAACTCATCTGATACTGAGAATATTTTCAGCGATGAAGATGACAGCCATGAAGATGAACAGTACGACGAAGATGAAGAATTTGAGGAAGAAGCAAAAACGCCTCTCATGGCTGCAGTCATAAGTGGAGATGTGGAAGCCGTCAAAGCTTTGTTAAGTCAGGGTGCAGCGCCTGACCCTACACTTTGGCACGAGACACCGCCGTTAGTTGTTGCAGCAAGGAAAGGTTATGTTGAGATCGTGCGTGAGTTAATTGCCGCAGGCACAAACGTCAACCGGGGATTTGAATATCCACCTATTTTTGAAGCGGCTCTTAAGGGACAAACAGAAGTTTTACGCGTACTGATTGAAGCAGGTGCGAATGTTAATGCCTGTGATGGAGATGGCATTACACCATTGATGGATGCTGCTTACTCCGGTCATCTTGAAACAGTAAAGTTATTGGTAGCATCTGGTGCTGATGTCAACGCTTGGGGACAGGGAGAGACACCCCTGCTACGTGCGGCGGCTGGTGGACATCGTAATGTTTATGATTTCTTGTACCCATTAGTAAATGATGATATTAAGAAACGCGCCGATAAAACAGGTGATAAGCAAATTCAAGCAACTCTTAAAAGAAAAGCACGAAAGAAAAATAAAGCAGTTGAAAAATTTATTACAAACGCAATGTACGGTAACTTAAAAAAAGTACAAAAAGCCATTGCTCAAGGTATAGATGTTAATGCAATTGGTTCTAATGGTTGTACGGCACTCATGTATGCAGCTAGTTACGGTCATATTCCAGTTATCGAAGCATTACTTAACGCAGGTGCAGAGCCGAACATTCTCAGTGATAGTGACGATGGATTGGGTGAAGGGAAAACAGCGTTAATGATGGCAGCAGAGAGCTTTTTTGCTAGTAATCGAGTGGAAGTAATAAAGTTACTGGTGCAAGCGGGAGCAGATGTTAATCTCAAAGGTGATAACGGTCAAACAGCTTTAATGTGTGCCGCATTCGGTGCTTTTGGTTATATAGAATGTGTTAAAACACTCATTGATTTAGGTGCAGATGTTAATGCCAGAGATGATGATGGGAATACGTTATTAATGAAAGTTGAGTTACACGGTCGTGAATTTCGGATAGCACCAATGTTGAGACAGGCTGGTGCTTCTGAAGAGGGAATGGCAGAAATTGCACTTATAAAAGCCTCTGAAGACGGAGATGTACAAAGAGTTCGAGAATTAATTAACACTGGTGTCAATGTCAATCATTTTCACGGAGCAGCTTTAGGTAACGCAGCTTATAAAGGTCATCGAGAGATTATCGAGTTGTTGATTCAAGCTGGTGCAAATGTGAATCTTGGTGTAAAGAGTGGTTTGACTCCCCTAGCACGTGCCGCCCATGAAGGACATTCCGAAATTGTAAGGTTGTTCCTACAAGCAGGTGCCGATCTGCACGCACGATGTCATGATGGGGAGGGTTATACTGCCCTAGAATACGCTGAAATAGCTTTGCAAGAAGGTCATCAAGGCAAAGGACACGCGGAGGTAATTGCTTTCTTGAGATCGCTAGTACATGAAGGCAGAAGGCGCAAACGCTTATAA